The Chryseobacterium sp. 52 genome includes a region encoding these proteins:
- the thrS gene encoding threonine--tRNA ligase, producing the protein MIKITLPDNSVKEFEGEVTPLDVAKSISEGLARNTISAVVNGKQVETTTPITTDSTVQLLTWNDDLGKKAFWHSSAHLLAQAIIEFYPNAKLTIGPAIESGFYYDVDFGDETLSEKDFEKIEKKVLENAKKASTFSLYPVSKEEALKTYADNPYKVELISNLNDGEITFVTHDNFTDLCRGGHIPNTGIVKAMKILNAAGAYWRGSEKNPQLTRVYGISFPKQKDLTEYLELLEEAKRRDHRKLGKELGIFAFSEKVGAGLPLWLPKGTALRRKLENFLSVAQKKGGYEFVMSPHIGSKELYVTSGHWDKYGEDSFQPIKTPNEGEEFLLKPMNCPHHCEIYKTSQWSYRDLPKRYAEFGTVYRYEQSGELHGLTRVRGFTQDDAHLFCTPDQLLEEFEKVIDLTLYVFKSLGFEDFVTQVSLRDPDNKEKYIGSDENWEKAESAIISAAEKKGLKTVIEYGEAAFYGPKLDFMVKDALGRKWQLGTIQVDYNLPERFDLHYIGKDNEKHRPVMIHRAPFGSMERFIAILLENTAGDFPLWLSPDQFIILPISEKYVDYSKKVSQFLENHDISGLIDERNEKTGKKIRDAELNKIPFMLVVGENEERDGTISVRRRGEGDLGVMNMEDFVSYFKKEATI; encoded by the coding sequence ATGATAAAAATTACACTTCCAGACAATAGTGTCAAAGAATTCGAAGGAGAAGTTACTCCTTTAGATGTGGCAAAATCTATCAGTGAGGGATTGGCTAGAAATACCATTTCCGCAGTTGTAAACGGCAAACAAGTAGAAACAACCACACCTATAACCACGGATTCAACGGTACAATTATTGACATGGAATGATGATCTTGGAAAGAAAGCTTTCTGGCATTCTTCTGCCCACTTACTGGCGCAGGCGATCATCGAATTTTATCCTAATGCTAAGCTTACAATCGGGCCTGCTATCGAGAGTGGATTTTATTATGATGTAGATTTCGGCGACGAGACTTTATCTGAAAAAGATTTTGAGAAGATTGAAAAGAAAGTCCTTGAAAATGCAAAAAAGGCTTCAACATTTTCTCTATACCCTGTTTCTAAAGAAGAAGCGTTAAAAACATATGCAGACAATCCTTACAAAGTTGAGTTGATCTCTAATCTTAATGATGGAGAAATCACTTTTGTAACTCACGATAACTTTACAGATCTATGTCGTGGAGGTCACATTCCGAACACCGGAATTGTGAAAGCGATGAAGATCTTAAATGCGGCAGGAGCTTATTGGAGAGGAAGTGAAAAAAATCCTCAGTTGACAAGAGTTTATGGTATTTCTTTCCCTAAACAGAAAGATCTTACTGAATATCTTGAACTATTAGAAGAAGCAAAAAGAAGAGATCATAGAAAGTTAGGTAAAGAATTAGGAATTTTTGCTTTCTCTGAAAAAGTAGGTGCCGGTTTACCTCTTTGGTTGCCAAAAGGGACTGCTTTAAGAAGAAAATTAGAAAATTTCCTTTCTGTTGCTCAGAAAAAAGGGGGTTATGAATTTGTAATGTCTCCACATATTGGTTCAAAAGAATTATATGTAACTTCCGGTCACTGGGACAAGTACGGGGAAGATAGCTTTCAGCCGATAAAAACGCCAAACGAAGGAGAAGAGTTTTTATTAAAGCCAATGAACTGTCCTCACCACTGTGAAATTTATAAAACTTCACAATGGAGCTACAGAGACTTGCCAAAAAGATATGCAGAATTCGGAACTGTTTACAGATATGAGCAAAGCGGTGAGCTTCACGGATTAACAAGAGTTCGTGGATTTACTCAGGATGATGCCCACTTATTCTGTACTCCGGATCAGCTTCTGGAAGAATTTGAAAAAGTAATTGATTTAACTCTTTATGTGTTTAAATCATTAGGTTTTGAAGATTTTGTCACTCAGGTGTCTTTAAGAGATCCTGATAACAAAGAAAAATATATCGGTTCCGATGAGAACTGGGAGAAAGCTGAAAGTGCAATTATCAGTGCTGCTGAAAAGAAAGGGCTGAAAACTGTTATTGAATATGGTGAGGCTGCATTCTATGGTCCAAAGCTGGATTTCATGGTGAAAGATGCATTAGGAAGAAAATGGCAGCTGGGAACTATCCAGGTAGATTATAACCTGCCTGAAAGATTTGATCTTCATTATATCGGAAAGGATAATGAAAAGCACAGACCGGTAATGATCCACAGAGCACCATTTGGTTCTATGGAGCGTTTTATCGCTATCTTATTGGAGAATACTGCAGGAGATTTCCCATTATGGTTAAGCCCTGATCAGTTTATAATTCTACCAATCAGTGAAAAATATGTAGATTATTCAAAAAAAGTTTCACAATTTTTAGAAAATCACGATATTAGCGGTCTGATTGATGAGAGAAATGAGAAGACGGGTAAAAAAATCCGTGATGCAGAATTAAATAAGATTCCATTCATGCTTGTTGTAGGAGAAAATGAAGAAAGAGACGGAACGATTTCTGTAAGAAGACGTGGAGAAGGAGATCTTGGAGTGATGAATATGGAAGATTTTGTTTCTTACTTTAAAAAAGAAGCAACAATTTAA